From a region of the Hippopotamus amphibius kiboko isolate mHipAmp2 chromosome 3, mHipAmp2.hap2, whole genome shotgun sequence genome:
- the PCDH7 gene encoding protocadherin-7 isoform X6, producing MLRMRTMGWARAWCLGCCLLLPLSLSLAAAKQLLRYRLAEEGPADVRIGNVASDLGIVTGSGEVTFSLESGSEYLKIDNLTGELSTSERRIDREKLPQCQMIFDENECFLDFEVSVIGPSQSWVDLFEGRVIVLDINDNTPTFPSPVLTLTVEENRPVGTLYLLPTATDRDFGRNGIERYELLQEPGGGGGGGGGEGRRSGPADSAPYPGGGGNGASGGGGGPGGSKRRPDAPEGGGGTGPGGRSSVFELQVADTPDGEKQPQLIVKGALDREQRDSYELTLRVRDGGDPPRSSQAILRVLITDVNDNSPRFEKSVYEADLAENSAPGTPILQLRAADLDVGVNGQIEYVFGAATESVRRLLRLDETSGWLSVLHRIDREEVNQLRFTVMARDRGQPPKTDKATVVLNIKDENDNVPSIEIRKIGRIPLKDGVANVAEDVLVDTPIALVQVSDRDQGENGVVTCTVVGDVPFQLKPASDTEGDQNKKKYFLHTSAPLDYETTREFNVVIVAVDSGSPSLSSNNSLIVKVGDTNDNPPVFGQSVVEVYFPENNIPGERVATVLATDADSGKNAEIAYSLDSSVIGIFAIDPDSGDILVNTVLDREHTDRYEFKVNAKDKGIPVLQGSTTVIVQVADKNDNDPKFMQDVFTFYVKENLQPNSPVGMVTVMDADKGRNAEMSLYIEENSNIFSIENDTGTIYSTMSFDREHQTTYTFRVKAVDGGDPPRSATATVSLFVMDENDNAPTVTLPRNISYTLLPPSSNVRTVVATVLATDSDDGINADLNYSIVGGNPFKLFEIDSTSGVVSLVGKLTQKHYGLHRLVVQVNDSGQPSQSTTTLVHVFVNESVSNATVIDSQIARSLHTPLTQDIAGDPSYEISKQRLSIVIGVVAGIMTVILIILIVVMARYCRSKNKNGYEAGKKDQEDFFTPQQHDKSKKPKKDKKNKKSKQPLYSSIVTVEASKPNGQRYDSVNEKLSDSPSMGRYRSVNGGPGSPDLARHYKSSSPLPTVQLHPQSPTAGKKHQAVQDLPPANTFVGAGDNISIGSDHCSEYSCQTNNKYSKQPFRRVTFSVVSQPQDPHQGSLQSCYDSGLEESETPSSKSSSGPRLGALPLPEDNYERTTPDGSVGEAEHMENDI from the coding sequence aTGCTGAGGATGCGGACCATGGGATGGGCACGCGCCTGGTGCCTGGGCTGCTGTCTCCTCTTGCCGCTCTCGCTCAGCCTGGCGGCGGCCAAGCAACTCCTCCGGTACCGGCTAGCCGAGGAGGGCCCAGCAGACGTCCGCATCGGCAACGTCGCCTCGGACCTGGGCATCGTGACGGGCTCCGGCGAGGTGACTTTCAGCCTCGAGTCGGGCTCAGAGTACCTGAAGATCGACAACCTCACCGGCGAGCTGAGTACGAGCGAGCGGCGCATCGACCGCGAGAAGCTGCCCCAGTGTCAGATGATCTTCGACGAGAACGAGTGCTTCCTGGACTTCGAGGTGTCGGTGATCGGGCCCTCGCAGAGTTGGGTGGACCTGTTCGAGGGTCGGGTCATCGTGCTGGACATCAACGACAACACGCCCACCTTCCCGTCGCCCGTGCTCACGCTCACGGTGGAGGAGAACCGGCCGGTGGGCACCCTCTACCTGCTGCCCACTGCCACCGACCGTGACTTCGGCCGCAACGGCATCGAGCGCTACGAGCTGCTCCAGGAgcccgggggcggcggcggcggcggcggcggagagGGCCGGCGCTCCGGGCCTGCCGACAGCGCCCCCTACCCCGGGGGCGGCGGGAACGGcgcgagcggcggcggcggcggccccggcggcTCCAAGAGGCGGCCGGACGCGCCAGAGGGCGGCGGCGGGACCGGCCCCGGCGGCCGCAGCAGCGTGTTCGAGCTGCAGGTGGCCGACACCCCGGATGGCGAAAAGCAGCCGCAGCTGATCGTGAAGGGGGCGCTGGACCGCGAACAGCGCGACTCCTACGAGCTGACCCTGCGGGTGCGCGACGGGGGCGACCCGCCCCGCTCCTCTCAGGCCATCCTGCGGGTCCTGATCACCGACGTGAACGACAACAGCCCCCGCTTTGAGAAGAGCGTGTACGAGGCCGACCTGGCCGAGAACAGCGCCCCGGGGACCCCTATCCTGCAGCTGCGCGCCGCCGACCTGGACGTGGGGGTCAACGGGCAGATCGAGTACGTGTTCGGGGCGGCTACCGAGTCCGTGCGGCGGCTGCTGCGCCTCGACGAGACGTCCGGCTGGCTCAGTGTCCTGCACCGCATTGACCGCGAGGAAGTGAACCAGCTGCGCTTCACTGTCATGGCCCGCGATCGCGGGCAGCCCCCCAAGACTGACAAGGCCACGGTGGTCCTTAACATCAAGGACGAGAACGACAACGTGCCGTCCATTGAAATCCGCAAGATCGGGCGTATCCCACTCAAGGACGGGGTGGCCAACGTGGCCGAGGACGTTCTGGTCGACACTCCCATCGCCCTGGTACAGGTGTCTGACCGAGACCAAGGCGAGAACGGAGTGGTCACCTGCACCGTGGTGGGCGACGTGCCCTTCCAACTCAAGCCGGCCAGCGACACAGAGGGCGACCAGAACAAGAAAAAGTACTTCCTGCACACCTCGGCCCCTTTGGACTATGAGACCACCAGGGAGTTCAACGTGGTCATAGTAGCGGTGGACTCAGGCAGCCCCAGCCTCTCCAGCAACAACTCCCTGATTGTCAAAGTGGGAGACACCAACGACAACCCACCCGTCTTCGGCCAGTCGGTGGTGGAGGTGTACTTTCCCGAGAACAACATCCCTGGCGAGAGGGTCGCCACGGTGCTGGCGACAGACGCCGACAGCGGGAAGAACGCTGAAATCGCCTACTCGCTGGACTCTTCCGTGATAGGGATCTTTGCCATCGATCCCGATTCTGGGGACATCCTTGTCAATACGGTGCTGGACCGCGAGCATACTGACAGGTACGAGTTTAAAGTTAACGCCAAAGACAAAGGCATCCCGGTGCTACAGGGCAGCACCACAGTGATTGTGCAGGTGGCTGACAAGAATGACAATGACCCTAAGTTTATGCAGGACGTCTTTACCTTTTATGTGAAAGAAAACTTGCAGCCCAACAGCCCCGTAGGAATGGTCACAGTGATGGATGCTGACAAGGGGCGCAATGCAGAGATGAGTCTGTACATAGAGGAGAACAGTAACATTTTTTCCATTGAAAATGACACGGGGACCATTTACTCCACAATGTCTTTTGACCGGGAACATCAGACCACATACACATTCAGAGTCAAGGCTGTGGATGGAGGAGATCCTCCCAGATCCGCAACAGCCACTGTCTCTCTCTTTGTGATGGATGAAAATGACAATGCTCCCACAGTTACCCTTCCCAGAAACATTTCCTACACTTTACTGCCACCTTCAAGTAATGTCAGGACAGTAGTAGCTACAGTGTTGGCAACAGACAGTGATGATGGCATCAATGCAGACCTTAACTACAGCATTGTGGGAGGGAATCCCTTCAAGCTGTTTGAGATTGATTCCACCAGTGGTGTGGTTTCCTTAGTGGGAAAACTCACCCAAAAGCATTATGGCTTGCACAGATTGGTGGTGCAAGTGAATGACAGCGGGCAGCCTTCCCAGTCTACCACGACTCTGGTGCATGTGTTTGTCAATGAAAGTGTTTCTAATGCAACTGTGATTGACTCCCAGATAGCCAGAAGTTTGCACACCCCACTCACTCAGGATATAGCTGGTGACCCAAGCTATGAAATAAGCAAACAGAGACTCAGTATTGTCATTGGGGTGGTTGCTGGAATTATGACAGTGATTCTAATCATCTTAATTGTAGTGATGGCAAGGTATTGCcgctccaaaaataaaaatggctatGAAGCCGGCAAAAAAGATCAGGAAGACTTTTTTACACCCCAGCAGCATGACAAATCTAAAAAGCctaaaaaggacaagaaaaacaaaaaatcgaAGCAGCCTCTCTACAGCAGCATTGTCACTGTAGAAGCTTCTAAACCAAATGGACAGAGGTATGATAGTGTCAATGAGAAGCTGTCAGACAGCCCAAGCATGGGCCGATACCGATCCGTTAACGGTGGGCCTGGCAGTCCTGACCTGGCCAGGCATTACAAATCTAGTTCCCCATTGCCTACTGTCCAGCTTCACCCCCAGTCACCaactgcaggaaaaaaacacCAGGCCGTACAAGATCTACCACCAGCTAACACATTTGTGGGAGCAGGAGACAACATTTCAATTGGATCAGATCACTGCTCTGAGTACAGCTGTCAAACCAATAACAAGTACAGCAAACAG